From Etheostoma spectabile isolate EspeVRDwgs_2016 chromosome 8, UIUC_Espe_1.0, whole genome shotgun sequence, a single genomic window includes:
- the myo5c gene encoding unconventional myosin-Vc, protein MALLDLYTEYNRVWIPDAEHVWKSAEIMRDFHFGNNVLELLLEDGTEHCYPVDPSKPQLPPLRNPDILVGENDLTALSYLHEPAVLHNLKVRFVDSKIIYTYCGIILVAVNPYKQLHIYGDAIIHAYSGQNMGDMDPHIFAVAEEAYKQMARNHKNQSIIVSGESGAGKTVSARYAMRYFAVVSKSGSKTRVEDKVLASNPITEAIGNAKTTRNDNSSRFGKYTEISFDRRYRIIGANMRTYLLEKSRVVFQADNERNYHIFYQMCSCAHLQEFQNLRLLGADKFQYTCMGGEITIEGVDDEKDMEETRRTFSLLGLKDDFQSDVFQVLAAILHLGNVEIRNSGDGKSSIPPGDPHLSVFCELLGASADGLGRWLCHRRIVLVAETVVKPVPKERAVNARDALAKQIYAHLFDCIINRINTALQVPGKQHAFIGVLDIYGFETFDINSFEQFCINYANEKLQQQFNLHVFKLEQEEYMKEDIPWTLIDFYDNQPVIDLIEAKMGILDLLDEECLFPQGTDQSWLQKLFNYLDANPLFEKPRLSNEAFVIQHFADKVEYQCRGFLEKNRDTLYEELVDIMRVSKFPFLANLFQEEKSAVTTKGVKVRPARPAVKPTNKQLRTSVGDKFCSSLALLMETLNATTPHYVRCIKPNDEKLPFEYDSRRVVQQLRACGVLETIRISAQSYPSRWTYIEFYSRYSILMSHQEEDLSDKKQTCKNVLQRLIQDPDQYKFGRTKIFFRAGQVAYLEKLRLDRLRGACVTIQKHVRGWSQRRKFLRMRDAAIILQQYIRGKRTIRKTVSAATLKQGWAAMVVQRYWRGYRMRQIFQLVRLASITIQAFTRGWMARKRYKKMVKEQKALILQKYARAWLARRRFQTMRRLVLNVQLSFRVQQLRKKIEEQNKENRGLMERLTSLANSHSQTVDRLQGLEAQLEKSTNRNASLEAREKKAKEDACLTTAQLQKEIDALNFEKLNLEKKFEASTKEAKESFDQIKRNLLEEKEYEARLRKIAENNIEIQRQDHEKLVETLKEEIKRLKEERVSLQRKMEDGGQVNSDLQEQVIQLTKHVKAIPELRRELNNLQNQRNNMDRQMKQQSEQARAKMKDITRQLLGGVVEEEVLLGLTPNDSEKIYEVEDLLAAFDGLQKATRILENHQREQKERYETQVEGLKLKVDHLQNENSKLQNLFQEKSNVNENIRQEVSRLSSENSVLPELKLQVSELQRQKQELEAYIAEQSRELAEKTEEITNILQRKIKEESSRRSHFEEKAEELEELKRQLQDRVEELEEENDHSKRQLLIETEAKNKLRQENSQLTAENMDFEEQLDQKDRLIKKLQNQIKSLETSQKAKQTSAPAMPKDYLGMLEYKREDESRLIQNIILDLKPKGVVVSVIPAMPAYVLFMCVRHADYLNDEVRLKSLMTAIIGAVKKVITSHHKDFEMLSFWLSNTYQLLNCLKQYSGEEEFLKQNTPRQKKNCLQNFDLSEHRQILSDLAIQIYYRFLSAIEKTLTPAIVPGMLEHESLQGISSMKPSGFRKRSNSIYEDSETYTISSILQQLSIFHSTMSQHGMEQGLIQQAFKQMFFLIGATTFNNIMLRKDMCSCRKGMQIRCNISYLEEWLKEKELQSSNAIDTLRPLSQAAWLLQVNKSTDEDAKEIAEKCPELNPVQIVKILNSYTPIDDFEKRVASSFVRKVQSLLQDRDGSTQLMLDLDYRFQVTFPFCPSSQALELLQVPSSLHLDFLTRI, encoded by the exons ATGGCTTTGTTGGATCTGTACACCGAG TACAACAGAGTGTGGATACCAGATGCAGAACATGTGTGGAAATCAGCCGAGATTATGAGAGACTTTCATTTTGGGAATAATGTTCTTGAATTGCTTCTTGAAGATGGCACT GAGCACTGCTACCCTGTTGACCCGTCAAAACCACAACTCCCTCCACTTCGCAACCCGGACATCTTGGTGGGGGAGAACGACCTCACCGCTCTCAGCTACCTGCATGAACCTGCAGTCCTGCATAATCTTAAAGTGCGATTTGTGGATTCCAAAATCATCTACACCTACTGTG GCATTATACTGGTAGCTGTAAATCCATACAAACAGCTTCATATCTATGGAGATGCAATCATTCATGCATACTCAGGCCAGAACATGGGAGACATGGACCCTCACATATTTGCAGTGGCTGAGGAGGCTTACAAACAGATGGCCAG AAACCACAAGAACCAGTCTATCATCGTCAGTGGTGAATCTGGAGCCGGCAAAACAGTGTCTGCCCGATACGCTATGAGGTACTTTGCTGTTGTAAGCAAATCTGGAAGTAAGACTCGAGTTGAAGACAAAGTCCTGGCATCCAATCCAATAACAGAG GCAATAGGAAATGCAAAGACCACCAGGAATGACAACAGCAGCcgttttgggaaatacacagAGATCAGCTTTGACAGGAGGTACCGGATCATCGGAGCGAACATGAGGACCTATCTCTTAGAGAAATCCAGAGTTGTTTTTCAG GCAGACAATGAGCGAAACTATCACATATTCTACCAGATGTGTTCCTGTGCTCATCTGCAAGAGTTCCAGAATCTAAGACTGT TGGGTGCAGATAAGTTCCAGTACACCTGCATGGGCGGTGAGATCACTATTGAAGGCGTAGATGACGAGAAAGACATGGAGGAGACTAGACGGACCTTCTCGCTGCTAG GGTTGAAGGACGACTTTCAGTCAGATGTGTTCCAAGTTTTGGCAGCCATTCTGCATTTGGGAAATGTGGAAATCCGAAACTCCGGAGATGGCAAATCATCAATTCCT CCCGGTGATCCACACCTGTCAGTCTTCTGTGAGTTGCTGGGTGCGAGCGCAGACGGGTTGGGCCGTTGGCTCTGCCATCGGAGGATTGTTCTGGTAGCTGAGACGGTGGTGAAGCCGGTGCCCAAAGAGCGGGCCGTAAATGCCAGAGATGCCCTAGCCAAGCAGATCTATGCCCATCTGTTTGACTGTATTATTAACAGGATAAACACAGCACTTCAGGTTCCAGGAAAGCAACACGCTTTCATTGGTGTTCTGGACATTTATGG CTTTGAAACGTTTGACATCAACAGCTTTGAACAATTTTGCATCAACTATGCGAATGAAAAGCTTCAACAGCAGTTTAACTTG CATGTGTTCAAGCTGGAGCAAGAGGAGTACATGAAAGAGGACATCCCATGGACATTGATAGATTTCTATGACAACCAGCCAGTCATTGACCTGATTGAAGCAAAAATGGGGATCCTGGACTTGCTTGACGAAGAATGTTTG TTTCCTCAGGGCACTGATCAAAGCTGGTTGCAAAAGCTGTTCAACTATCTTGATGCCAATCCTCTGTTTGAGAAGCCCAGGTTATCAAATGAGGCATTTGTGATTCAACACTTTGCAGACAAG GTTGAATATCAATGCAGAGGTTTTCTTGAAAAGAACAGAGACACTCTCTATGAAGAACTGGTTGACATTATGAGAGTCAGTAAG TTTCCTTTTCTGGCCAACCTTTTCCAAGAGGAGAAAAGCGCTGTGACCACTAAAGGTGTCAAAGTGAGGCCCGCTAGACCTGCAGTGAAACCAACCAATAAACAGCTGAGAACCTCAGTGGGAGATAAG TTCTGCAGCTCCCTCGCTCTACTGATGGAAACACTGAATGCTACCACCCCTCACTATGTACGCTGCATTAAGCCCAATGATGAAAAGCTCCCATTTGA ATATGATTCCAGGAGGGTGGTGCAGCAGCTGCGAGCCTGTGGAGTCCTTGAAACTATTCGTATCAGTGCACAGAGCTATCCGTCCAG gTGGACATACATTGAGTTTTACAGCCGATACAGTATCCTAATGTCACACCAGGAAGAAGACCTCAGTGACAAGAAACAGACCTGCAAGAATGTGCTGCAGAGGTTGATTCAG GACCCCGACCAGTACAAGTTTGGTCGGACTAAGATCTTCTTCCGAGCTGGTCAGGTAGCTTATCTCGAGAAGCTGCGTCTGGACCGACTGAGAGGAGCCTGTGTGACCATCCAGAAACACGTGCGCGGGTGGAGCCAGAGGAGGAAGTTCCTGCGCATGAGAGACGCAGCCATCATCCTCCAACAGTACATCCGCGGAAAGAGGACAATCCG taaAACAGTGAGTGCTGCAACACTGAAGCAGGGCTGGGCGGCAATGGTGGTCCAGAGATACTGGAGAGGTTACCGCATGAGACAGATCTTCCAGTTAGTTCGTCTGGCCTCCATCACCATCCAGGCCTTCACACGAGGTTGGATGGCCCGTAAACGGTACAAGAAG ATGGTAAAGGAGCAGAAAGCCCTGATTCTACAGAAGTATGCCAGAGCATGGCTGGCACGGCGGCGTTTTCAAACCATGCGTCGGCTGGTGCTCAATGTACAGCTCTCCTTCAGGGTGCAGCAGCTCAGAAAGAAGATCGAAGAGCAG AACAAAGAGAATCGTGGATTAATGGAAAGACTGACCAGCTTGGCCAACTCACACTCTCAAACCGTGGACAGACTTCAGGGTTTGGAGGCACAGCTGGAAAAATCAACCAACCGGAACGCGTCTTTGGAGGCAAGAGAGAAGAAAGCGAAAGAAGATGCTTGCCTG ACAACTGCACAGCTTCAAAAGGAAATAGATGCACTGAACTTTGAAAAGCTGAACTTGGAGAAAAAGTTTGAAGCTTCAACCAAAGAGGCCAAAG AAAGCTTTGATCAAATAAAGAGGAACCTTCTGGAAGAAAAAGAATATGAAGCCAGGCTTAGAAA AATTGCAGAGAACAACATTGAGATCCAGAGACAGGATCATGAGAAGTTGGTGGAAACTCTAAAAGAGGAGATTAAGAGATTGAAGGAGGAGAGAGTCAGTCTGCAGAGAAAGATGGAGGACGGGGGCCAGGTGAACTCTGACCTGCAGGAACAGGTCATCCAGCTCACCAAACATGTCAAGGCCATTCCTGAGCTACGCAGGGAACTCAACAACCTGCAAAACCAGAGAAATAACATGGACCGACAGATGAAGCAACAGTCGGAACAAGCAAGAG CTAAAATGAAGGATATTACGAGACAACTTCTTGGTGGCGTTGTTGAAGAGGAGGTTCTTTTGGG GCTTACTCCAAACGACTCTGAGAAGATTTATGAAGTTGAAGATTTGCTGGCAGCCTTTGATGGCCTACAGAAAGCTACCAG AATCCTGGAAAACCACCAGAGAGAGCAGAAGGAGCGCTATGAGACCCAAGTGGAGGGTTTGAAACTGAAAGTGGATCACCTTCAAAATGAGAACAGCAAGTTACAAAACCTGTTCCAAGAGAAAAGTAATGTCAATGAGAATATTCGCCAAGAAGTGTCCAGGCTCAGCAGCGAGAACTCA GTTTTACCGGAGCTGAAACTGCAGGTCTCAGAGctgcagagacaaaaacaagaacTGGAGGCTTACATagcggagcagagcagagaactAGCAG aaaaaactgaggaGATCACTAACATTCTTCAAAGAAAGATTAAAGAAGAGAGCTCACGACGCAG TCACTTTGAGGAGAAAGCTGAAGAGCTGGAGGAGTTGAAGCGGCAGCTTCAAGACAGAGTAGAGGAGCTTGAAGAGGAGAATGATCACTCGAAAAGACAGCTGCTGATTGAGACTGAGGCCAAGAACAAACTGAGACAGGAGAATTCACAATTAACTGCTGAAAAtatg GACTTTGAAGAGCAGCTTGACCAGAAAGATAGATTAATAAAGAAACTCCAGAATCAAATAAAGAGCCTTGAAACATCACAGAAAG CAAAGCAAACGTCTGCGCCAGCCATGCCCAAAGATTACCTTGGCATGTTAGAGTACAAGAGGGAGGATGAATCCAGGCTCATTCAAAACATCATTCTGG ACCTAAAGCCCAAAGGCGTAGTGGTCAGTGTGATCCCCGCGATGCCAGCTTATGTCCTCTTCATGTGTGTCCGCCACGCTGACTACCTAAACGATGAAGTCAGACTCAAGTCTTTAATGACCGCGATCATTGGTGCTGTCAAAAAGGTCATCACG agtcaCCACAAAGACTTTGAGATGCTGTCATTCTGGCTCTCAAACACGTATCAGCTGCTCAACTGTCTGAAGCAGTACAGCGGGGAGGAG GAGTTCCTGAAACAAAATACTCCTCGCCAAAAAAAGAACTGCTTGCAGAATTTTGATTTGTCTGAACACAGACAGATTCTCAGCGACCTGGCCATTCAAATCTACTATCGGTTTCTCTCGGCCATTGAAAAGACCCTCACTCCTGCAATTG TACCCGGTATGTTGGAGCACGAGAGTTTACAGGGGATTTCTAGCATGAAGCCGTCGGGCTTCAGGAAGCGTTCTAACAGCATCTACGAGGACTCAGAGACATACACCATCTCCTCCATCCTTCAGCAGCTCAGTATCTTTCATTCCACCATGAGCCAACATGGCATGGAGCAGGGCCTCATCCAACAGGCTTTCAAGCAAATGTTTTTCCTAATTGGTGCGACCACCTTCAACAACATCATGCTCCGCAAAGATATGTGCTCCTGCAGGAAGGGAATGCAAATCag GTGTAACATCAGTTACCTGGAGGAATGGCTGAAGGAGAAGGAACTGCAAAGCTCCAATGCTATAGACACTCTGAGGCCATTGTCTCAGGCTGCCTGGTTACTGCAAGTCAACAAGTCCACTGATGAAGACGCCAAGGAGATCGCTGAAAAATGCCCTGAACTCAACCCCGTTCAG ATTGTCAAGATTCTGAACTCCTACACTCCCATTGATGATTTTGAAAAAAGGGTGGCATCATCATTTGTCCGCAAAGTTCAG TCGTTACTACAAGATCGTGACGGGTCCACGCAGTTGATGCTGGACTTAGACTATCGTTTCCAGGTCACGTTTCCTTTCTGCCCATCCTCGCAGGCTCTGGAGCTGCTGCAGGTCCCGAGCAGCCTTCATCTGGATTTCCTGACCAGGATCTGA